One genomic region from Syntrophales bacterium encodes:
- the garR gene encoding 2-hydroxy-3-oxopropionate reductase has product MAKIGFIGLGIMGKPMSRNLMKAGHSLVVYCRAAATEKEFKEAGAQISASPREVAQNADIIITMLPNSPEVKEVVLGQNGLIEGMRPNSMLIDMTSLDPLVSREIAAKLAEKNVRMMDAPVSGGEPKAIAGTLSIMVGCRQEDFDEFLPILKAMGSSAVRCGEAGAGNVTKLANQIIVAANIAAVSEALVLAAKAGVNPDLVFQAIRGGLAGSVALDAKAPLMLDRNFNPGFRINLHIKDLNNVLNTAKGISTPTPLTENVMQMMLSLRDNGMGDADHSALVRYYETLAGIELSR; this is encoded by the coding sequence ATGGCAAAGATAGGTTTTATAGGTTTGGGAATCATGGGAAAACCCATGAGCAGGAATCTTATGAAGGCAGGGCATTCGCTTGTCGTTTATTGCAGAGCGGCGGCGACCGAAAAGGAGTTTAAAGAAGCCGGCGCCCAGATATCCGCCTCGCCCCGGGAAGTAGCCCAAAATGCCGACATAATTATCACAATGCTCCCGAACTCGCCGGAGGTTAAGGAGGTTGTGCTGGGACAAAACGGTCTGATCGAAGGGATGCGTCCTAATTCGATGCTGATCGACATGACCTCCCTCGATCCGCTGGTAAGCCGGGAAATCGCCGCGAAGCTGGCCGAAAAAAATGTCCGGATGATGGATGCGCCGGTCAGCGGCGGCGAACCGAAGGCGATCGCGGGAACGCTTTCGATCATGGTCGGTTGTCGGCAGGAGGACTTTGACGAATTTCTGCCGATTTTGAAGGCGATGGGTTCATCCGCCGTCCGCTGCGGTGAAGCCGGCGCCGGAAATGTAACGAAACTTGCCAATCAGATCATCGTCGCGGCCAACATCGCCGCCGTTTCCGAAGCCCTCGTGCTTGCCGCCAAGGCGGGCGTCAATCCGGATCTCGTTTTTCAGGCGATTCGGGGCGGCCTGGCCGGGAGCGTTGCCCTTGATGCCAAGGCCCCGCTGATGCTGGATCGCAATTTTAACCCCGGCTTCCGGATCAACCTGCACATCAAGGATTTGAACAACGTGCTGAACACCGCCAAAGGCATTTCGACGCCGACGCCGCTTACCGAAAATGTCATGCAAATGATGCTGTCACTCCGCGATAACGGCATGGGCGACGCCGATCACAGCGCCCTGGTCAGATATTATGAAACCCTTGCCGGGATTGAGCTCTCTCGGTAG
- a CDS encoding 4-vinyl reductase produces the protein MFKEERDKNKFVWDDLGDLEKGRPNLGLTVPVLAYRLLQYTFRDVMITELGVNKTNDIIIKAGRLAGKQFCENMLDRELDFNKFVSQLQSVLREQAIGILRIEKVDLEKMRFMLTVAEDLDCSGLPPTDEVTCQYDEGFITGIMEAYTGKPFYAKEIDCWASGERLCRFDVRLQEDTE, from the coding sequence ATGTTTAAAGAAGAACGTGATAAAAATAAATTTGTATGGGATGACTTGGGTGATCTTGAAAAAGGGAGGCCAAACCTTGGTTTAACCGTTCCGGTCTTGGCTTATCGCTTGCTCCAATATACTTTTCGAGATGTGATGATAACCGAGTTGGGCGTGAATAAAACCAATGATATCATAATTAAGGCAGGCAGGCTTGCCGGGAAGCAATTCTGTGAAAATATGCTGGACAGGGAACTTGATTTTAATAAATTTGTATCTCAGTTACAAAGCGTACTCAGGGAGCAAGCCATTGGGATTCTTAGAATTGAAAAAGTTGATCTTGAGAAAATGAGGTTTATGCTGACAGTTGCCGAGGATCTTGATTGTTCTGGTCTACCGCCCACCGATGAAGTTACTTGCCAATATGACGAGGGATTTATTACCGGCATTATGGAGGCCTATACCGGAAAACCTTTTTATGCAAAAGAGATTGACTGTTGGGCGAGTGGTGAGAGACTTTGCCGTTTTGATGTAAGGCTGCAGGAAGATACAGAATGA
- a CDS encoding PAS domain S-box protein: protein MKEKKLPVDAEQDARKVLEELRATLYSIGDGVITTDAVGHITQMNPVAEGLTGWNEAEALGKPLNEVFRIINEKTRTNVESPVERVLCEGQLTGLANHTLLIARDGTERPIADSGAPIRDERGEIAGVVLVFRDRTAERAAQRALQESEERYRTVADYTYDWEYWIALDASILYMSPSCERITGYRPEEFVADPDLLERIVHPDDRRLFERHKSIAYRHDEKYEIDFRILRRDGEVSWIGHVCQPVTRADGTSLGLRVGNRDITDRKRAEAALHRLNRELQAISKCNQALLRAVDEQTLLNEICRIICDDAGYHLAWVGYAEHDEAKTVRPVAWAGFDSGYIASAKLTWAEDAERGRGPAGKAIRSGEIIYVQDFTTSPHMASWRESALQRGYRSGIALPLKDENAIVFGVLLIYSTEANAITPDEIRLMEELAGDLAFGIIALHTRTERQRAEERLHNSESRLNEAQRIAHIGSWELDLLTNRLEWSHEIYRIFEIDPKQFGATYEAFLNFVHPEDRDMVNRAYTDSVNNRIPYDIIHRLKFSDGRIKFVHERCETFYNEESKPIRSLGTVQDITERKRIDNIMQARLRLLEVANLQPMDELLTAMLDEMEALTGSSIGFYHFLEADQRTLLLQHWSTNTLKNMCTAAGKGSHYPIAQAGVWVDCVYERRPIIHNDYASLPHRKGMPEGHAPVIRELVVPIFRGDLIKAVVGVGNKPTDYDESDVEIVSQLGDFSWDIVERKQAEEALKESEERYRLLFRRSPVGVFHYDTQLHITDCNDRFVAILQSSRERLVGLDMETLQDQSVLSALRQAAEGEEGFYEGFYRATTSSAEICISMRTAPLVDQQGQVKGGIGIVENITERKLTEDALRRSEDEKTILNQIANVFLTISGEAIYGEVLAIVLQVMKSKFGIFGFIGENGDLVMPSLTREIWKECQVPGKSIVFPPDSWGNSLWGRAIGEKKTFYSDGPFRTPEGHVPIDHFLAVPIVYGQETIGLISVANKEGGYAEEDKDLLERIARKVSPILYARSQRDAQERRRIAAEEDLRESEEKYRLLITNADEAIFIAQDEVVKFPNPKALEMSGYSMEELAVIPFIDLVHPGDKDTIFKTYLRVLENEQPFEVYPFRIVNKKSQEMWVQLTTAPIIWEKKQGILCFLRDVTQEKKLEAQFMQAQKMEAVGRLAGGVAHDFNNMLGVIMGYTELALEKVDPSQPLFVNLQEIRKSAERSADLTRQLLAFARKQTVAPKVLDLNETVEGMLKILRRLIGEDINLAWLPGTGVWPVKVDPSQIDQILANLCVNARDAIAEVGKVTIETQPVAFDEAYCADHPGFSTGEYVLLAVSDNGCGMDKETLDKLFEPFFTTKEKGKGTGLGLATVYGIVKQNNGFINVYSEPGKGSTFKIYIPRFEGQAAAEQMQPRSEPARGSGETVLLVEDELSVLKLSQNVLERLGYKVLPASTPVKAIQLAEEYAGKIDLLITDVVMPEINGRDLAERLLSTNPKLKQLFMSGYTGNVIAHHGLLDEGVHFIQKPFSIQNLAAKVREVLDQKST, encoded by the coding sequence ATGAAAGAAAAGAAACTACCGGTTGATGCGGAGCAGGATGCCCGCAAAGTGCTGGAAGAACTCCGTGCGACGCTCTACAGCATTGGGGATGGGGTTATCACCACGGATGCGGTGGGCCATATCACCCAGATGAATCCGGTAGCCGAGGGCCTCACGGGGTGGAACGAGGCCGAGGCCCTCGGGAAGCCCTTGAATGAAGTATTCCGCATCATCAACGAGAAAACCAGGACCAATGTCGAAAGCCCGGTCGAGCGTGTCCTGTGCGAGGGTCAATTAACGGGCTTGGCCAACCACACCCTGCTCATCGCCAGGGATGGGACAGAGCGTCCGATTGCTGACAGTGGTGCGCCCATCCGTGACGAGCGGGGCGAGATCGCCGGAGTGGTGTTGGTCTTTCGCGACCGAACGGCAGAGCGCGCCGCTCAGCGGGCATTGCAGGAGAGTGAAGAACGTTACCGCACTGTGGCCGATTACACCTATGACTGGGAGTATTGGATCGCCCTGGATGCAAGTATACTCTATATGTCTCCTTCCTGCGAACGTATCACCGGCTATCGACCTGAGGAGTTTGTTGCCGATCCCGACCTGTTGGAAAGGATCGTGCATCCCGATGACCGCCGATTGTTCGAGCGACACAAATCTATCGCATATCGTCACGACGAAAAATACGAGATTGACTTTCGCATCCTCCGGCGCGATGGCGAGGTAAGCTGGATCGGCCACGTCTGCCAACCCGTCACCCGTGCTGACGGAACAAGTCTTGGCCTGCGAGTCGGCAATCGCGATATTACGGATCGCAAGCGGGCGGAGGCGGCACTGCATAGATTGAATCGCGAACTTCAGGCTATCAGCAAGTGCAACCAGGCTCTATTGCGGGCAGTTGACGAGCAAACCTTACTCAACGAAATCTGCCGTATCATTTGTGACGATGCAGGTTACCACCTGGCTTGGGTGGGATATGCTGAGCACGATGAGGCCAAAACCGTGCGTCCTGTAGCCTGGGCTGGGTTCGATAGTGGGTATATAGCATCCGCCAAACTTACTTGGGCAGAAGACGCAGAACGCGGACGAGGTCCCGCAGGAAAAGCCATTCGAAGCGGTGAAATAATTTATGTTCAGGATTTCACAACTTCCCCACACATGGCCTCGTGGCGAGAAAGCGCCTTGCAGCGTGGATATCGCTCCGGTATCGCCCTGCCTCTTAAAGATGAAAACGCAATAGTATTCGGGGTTCTTCTGATTTATTCCACGGAAGCTAACGCCATCACCCCAGACGAAATCCGACTCATGGAGGAATTGGCAGGCGATTTGGCTTTTGGCATCATCGCCTTGCATACTCGAACCGAACGCCAGCGAGCAGAAGAACGATTGCATAATAGCGAAAGTCGGCTCAATGAAGCCCAACGCATTGCTCATATCGGTTCCTGGGAACTCGATTTATTAACCAACAGGCTCGAATGGTCGCATGAGATTTACCGCATTTTTGAAATCGACCCGAAACAATTTGGCGCCACCTACGAAGCCTTTCTCAATTTTGTTCATCCCGAGGACCGGGACATGGTCAATCGAGCGTACACAGATTCCGTGAACAACAGAATTCCTTATGATATCATCCATCGCCTCAAGTTTTCGGATGGACGAATCAAATTCGTGCATGAGCGTTGTGAGACTTTTTACAATGAAGAAAGCAAACCCATCCGTTCACTCGGCACCGTTCAGGATATCACCGAGCGCAAGCGGATCGACAATATCATGCAGGCGCGCCTTCGCCTGTTGGAAGTGGCCAATTTACAGCCGATGGATGAATTGTTGACTGCAATGCTGGATGAAATGGAAGCGCTAACCGGCAGTTCGATTGGTTTCTATCATTTTCTCGAAGCAGATCAAAGAACTCTCTTATTGCAGCATTGGTCAACGAATACCTTGAAGAACATGTGCACAGCCGCTGGAAAAGGCAGCCATTATCCTATTGCCCAGGCGGGTGTATGGGTGGATTGTGTATACGAGCGTCGTCCCATTATTCACAACGATTATGCCTCTTTACCTCATCGCAAAGGGATGCCGGAAGGTCATGCCCCGGTCATTAGAGAACTTGTTGTCCCGATTTTCAGAGGTGACCTGATAAAGGCGGTTGTTGGTGTCGGCAACAAACCTACCGATTATGATGAAAGCGACGTAGAGATCGTATCGCAATTGGGTGACTTTTCCTGGGATATTGTCGAGCGCAAACAAGCGGAAGAGGCCCTGAAGGAGAGCGAAGAACGCTATCGCCTGCTCTTCCGTCGTTCGCCAGTGGGCGTGTTCCACTATGACACGCAGCTTCACATTACTGACTGCAACGACCGCTTTGTAGCCATTCTCCAATCCAGCCGAGAGCGATTGGTGGGCCTGGATATGGAAACGTTACAAGACCAGAGTGTGCTTTCCGCTCTGCGTCAGGCGGCGGAAGGAGAAGAGGGCTTTTACGAAGGCTTTTATCGCGCCACAACCAGTTCTGCAGAAATCTGCATTTCCATGCGCACTGCTCCTTTGGTTGATCAACAGGGCCAAGTCAAAGGCGGCATAGGGATAGTCGAAAATATCACCGAGCGCAAGCTGACGGAGGATGCTCTGAGACGTTCGGAAGACGAGAAGACAATCCTGAATCAGATTGCCAACGTCTTTCTGACTATTTCCGGCGAAGCGATATACGGAGAAGTCCTGGCGATTGTCCTTCAGGTGATGAAAAGCAAGTTCGGTATCTTTGGGTTTATAGGGGAAAATGGGGACCTTGTCATGCCCAGTTTGACCAGAGAAATCTGGAAAGAGTGCCAGGTTCCCGGTAAGTCGATCGTCTTTCCACCGGATTCCTGGGGAAACAGTCTATGGGGCAGAGCGATCGGGGAGAAAAAGACCTTCTATTCGGACGGGCCCTTTCGCACGCCCGAGGGGCACGTTCCCATTGATCATTTCCTCGCGGTACCGATCGTCTATGGACAAGAGACCATCGGGCTGATTTCCGTGGCCAACAAGGAAGGGGGATACGCCGAGGAGGATAAAGATCTACTGGAGCGCATTGCCCGTAAAGTCTCTCCCATCCTTTATGCCAGATCGCAAAGAGACGCTCAGGAGCGGAGGCGCATAGCGGCGGAGGAGGACCTGAGGGAATCGGAAGAAAAATATCGCCTCCTGATTACGAATGCCGATGAGGCCATCTTCATTGCCCAAGATGAGGTCGTAAAATTTCCAAACCCTAAAGCCCTGGAGATGAGCGGCTATTCCATGGAAGAATTAGCTGTAATTCCTTTCATTGATCTTGTCCATCCGGGAGATAAAGATACGATTTTTAAAACATATTTAAGGGTACTGGAAAATGAGCAACCTTTCGAGGTATATCCGTTCAGGATCGTAAACAAAAAAAGTCAGGAAATGTGGGTTCAACTCACTACCGCCCCGATTATCTGGGAGAAGAAACAGGGCATTCTCTGTTTTCTCAGGGATGTCACGCAGGAGAAGAAGTTGGAAGCCCAGTTTATGCAGGCCCAGAAGATGGAAGCGGTAGGTCGCTTGGCTGGCGGCGTGGCCCATGACTTCAACAATATGTTAGGGGTGATCATGGGCTACACGGAACTGGCCCTGGAAAAGGTGGACCCGTCCCAACCGCTCTTTGTCAATCTTCAGGAAATCAGGAAATCCGCCGAGCGCTCCGCCGACCTGACTCGGCAACTGCTGGCCTTTGCCCGCAAGCAGACCGTTGCCCCCAAGGTTCTTGATTTGAACGAGACCGTAGAGGGAATGCTCAAGATTCTGCGGCGGCTTATCGGCGAGGACATCAATCTCGCCTGGCTGCCGGGGACGGGGGTATGGCCGGTCAAGGTGGACCCGTCCCAGATTGATCAGATTCTGGCCAACTTATGCGTCAACGCCCGTGACGCCATAGCGGAGGTGGGCAAGGTCACCATCGAGACGCAGCCGGTGGCCTTCGATGAGGCCTATTGCGCCGATCATCCGGGGTTTTCGACCGGCGAGTACGTGCTGCTGGCTGTGAGCGACAATGGCTGTGGCATGGACAAAGAGACTTTGGATAAACTATTCGAACCGTTTTTCACCACCAAGGAGAAGGGCAAAGGCACCGGCCTTGGACTGGCCACGGTTTACGGCATCGTCAAACAAAACAACGGCTTCATCAACGTCTACAGCGAACCGGGCAAAGGATCGACCTTCAAGATTTATATACCACGTTTTGAGGGGCAGGCTGCCGCGGAACAGATGCAACCCCGGTCTGAACCGGCAAGGGGCTCCGGAGAGACGGTGCTGCTGGTGGAGGATGAGCTTTCAGTTTTAAAATTAAGCCAGAACGTTCTTGAACGGCTGGGCTACAAGGTGCTGCCGGCGAGCACGCCGGTCAAGGCCATCCAACTGGCTGAAGAATATGCCGGAAAGATTGATCTGCTTATCACGGACGTGGTCATGCCGGAAATTAACGGCCGGGATTTGGCCGAACGATTGCTTTCTACCAATCCGAAACTTAAGCAATTGTTTATGTCAGGCTACACGGGCAATGTCATCGCCCACCACGGTTTGCTCGACGAGGGTGTGCACTTCATCCAGAAACCGTTTTCAATACAGAACCTGGCCGCCAAAGTGCGAGAGGTGCTCGATCAGAAATCGACCTAA